Proteins encoded within one genomic window of Rhododendron vialii isolate Sample 1 chromosome 1a, ASM3025357v1:
- the LOC131332153 gene encoding F-box protein At5g49610-like, translated as MAFDGEILEIFSWLPAKSLLKFSSACNACKDYVSDPFFIKKQNRNMQLKGDSSFFVQPHSCQRFEGNLEFHTLPGEENYEGVPNECVKFMKTNGRVLASSNGLVCCRNISNQATMNHLLFICNPAMRSWLGIPSPANLRSTADKDLHIFFQCNIELYDQFPRDYLLMLMEYEEDWSNTLSCKIYVPQKEIWLEAGHMDSGGRNLLFESGVYQGGTIYFLSDWSPCFAERSPFYWPYVLAFNLEEGKSGFLKVPKESRKGLTDRSCRMCIFPWEKENSICLVKLLKGVLLVWVLRDFNLGSWSRILKIRGRAMRMVEPEPIIVGFTVLKGSTLLVATTKRIYRYDLTGDWKSRSVRNICRHQCGGDVLLSSYSSTLRPCGDGASVIHI; from the coding sequence ATGGCGTTTGACGGAGAGATTCTTGAAATCTTCTCATGGTTACCGGCAAAATCCCTCCTCAAATTCAGTTCAGCTTGCAACGCTTGCAAAGATTATGTCTCCGATccgtttttcataaaaaaacaaaacagaaacatGCAGTTGAAAGGCGACTCTAGCTTTTTCGTACAACCACATTCATGCCAAAGATTCGAAGGAAATTTGGAGTTTCATACTTTACCTGGTGAGGAGAATTACGAGGGGGTGCCTAACGAGTGTGTCAAATTCATGAAAACTAATGGCCGGGTGCTTGCTTCGAGTAACGGGCTGGTTTGTTGTAGAAATATTAGCAACCAAGCAACAATGAATCACCTGTTATTTATTTGCAACCCGGCTATGCGAAGCTGGCTAGGCATTCCCTCCCCGGCTAACCTCAGAAGCACGGCGGATAAAGATTTGCATATCTTTTTTCAGTGCAATATCGAGTTATATGATCAGTTTCCCCGCGATTACCTTTTAATGTTGATGGAATATGAAGAAGATTGGTCTAACACCCTTTCATGCAAAATCTACGTACCCCAAAAGGAGATATGGCTTGAGGCTGGGCACATGGATAGTGGCGGTAGAAACTTGTTATTTGAATCTGGCGTGTATCAAGGTGgcactatttattttttatcagattGGTCTCCTTGTTTTGCTGAAAGAAGTCCTTTTTATTGGCCATATGTTCTTGCGTTCAATCTCGAAGAGGGTAAGTCAGGATTTTTAAAAGTACCGAAGGAGTCAAGAAAAGGCCTTACTGATCGGAGTTGCAGGATGTGTATATTTCCATGGGAAAAAGAGAACTCGATCTGTTTGGTGAAGTTACTCAAGGGTGTGCTTCTTGTATGGGTGTTGCGAGACTTTAACTTGGGGTCATGGAGTAGGATTCTCAAGATACGTGGGCGAGCGATGCGAATGGTCGAGCCTGAGCCCATTATTGTTGGTTTTACCGTCTTGAAAGGGAGTACGTTACTAGTGGCCACAACAAAAAGGATATATCGATACGATCTCACCGGTGATTGGAAAAGCAGGAGTGTTCGGAACATATGTCGACATCAATGTGGCGGAGATGTGTTGCTAAGTTCGTACTCGAGTACTCTTCGCCCGTGTGGAGACGGTGCGTCAGTGATTCATATATAA
- the LOC131321136 gene encoding H/ACA ribonucleoprotein complex subunit 3-like protein, with product MYLQFYINEKGDKVYTTKKESPLGLATQSAHPARFSPDDKFSRHRVLLKKRFGLLPTQKPLPKY from the exons ATGTATCTTCAGTTCTACATAAACGAGAAGGGTGACAAAGTTTACACTACTAAG AAAGAATCACCACTTGGATTGGCTACACAATCTGCTCATCCAg CTCGATTCTCTCCTGATGACAAATTTTCAAGACACAGAGTTCTTCTAAAGAAACGCTTTGGACTGCTGCCAACTCAAAAGCCGCTCCCGAAATATTAG
- the LOC131321147 gene encoding ABC transporter I family member 19-like: METRSEKVSLELYRGHSIEHDEHSLEFGCGNKTQRCDAYKVQRERERAGKMEEESSSGIRVSGMQFAYDAQPPLFLDFSLSILPGSRCLLVGANGSGKTTLLKILAGKHMVGGRDIVRVLNGSAFHDTHLVCSGDLSYLGGSWSKTVGSAGEIPLQGDFSAEHMIFGVEGVDPVRREKLIELLDIDLLWRMHKVSDGQRRRVQICMGLLHPFQVLLLDEVTVDLDVVARLDLLDFFKEECEQRGATIVYATHIFDGLETWATDLAYIQDGKLKRTEKLSELGELKNSANLLSVVESWLRSETKQEKKKPANPSAIIQKSSPFDSSPFRSSRHMAYYR, encoded by the exons atGGAGACACGTTCAGAGAAGGTGAGCCTCGAACTCTACAGAGGCCATTCAATCGAACACGACGAACATTCATTGGAGTTCGGTTGCGGGAATAAAACTCAGCGTTGCGACGCATATaaagtgcagagagagagagagagagccgggaAAATGGAGGAGGAGAGTTCGAGCGGTATTCGGGTGAGTGGTATGCAATTCGCGTACGATGCCCAACCCCCGCTTTTCCTGGACTTCAGTCTCAGTATCTTGCCCGGATCTCGATGCCTTCTCGTCGGTGCCAACGGATCCG GGAAAACCACTTTGTTGAAGATCTTGGCTGGGAAGCATATGGTTGGCGGAAGAGATATTGTTCGGGTGCTTAATGGTTCAGCTTTTCATGATACACACCTAGTTTGTAGTGGTGACTTATCCTATCTGGGAGGATCTTGGAGTAAAACTGTTGGCTCTGCT GGAGAGATACCACTTCAAGGAGACTTTTCTGCTGAACATATGATATTTGGAG TTGAAGGGGTTGACCCTGTTCGACGAGAGAAGCTGATTGAACTGCTCGATATTGATCTACTGTGGCGAATGCATAAGGTTTCTGATGGTCAGCGGCGTCGAGTCCAAATCTGCATGGGTCTTCTCCATCCTTTTCAG GTTCTTTTGCTAGACGAGGTTACAGTTGATCTAGATGTTGTTGCCAGGCTAGATTTGCTGGACTTCTTTAAGGAAGAATGTGAGCAG AGAGGAGCTACCATTGTGTATGCAACCCATATTTTTGATGGACTGGAAACGTGGGCGACGGATTTGGCCTACATCCAAGATGGCAAATTAAAGAGGACCGAAAAATTATCCGAGCTTGGTGAGTTGAAGAACTCTGCTAATCTACTTTCAGTGGTTGAGTCATGGCTTCGATCTGAAACAAAGcaagagaaaaagaaacctGCCAATCCTTCAGCTATAATCCAGAAATCTTCCCCATTCGATTCGTCTCCTTTTAGGTCATCCAGGCACATGGCCTATTATCGGTGA